The Acidobacteriota bacterium sequence TCACTGCGTCAGCACCGTCCGCTGCGGCGCCGACTCCTGGTCGGAAAGGAAGCTTAGATTCACCCCGGCAAGGCCGCGGGGCGCCGGTTTGCCTCGAGACTCGTGCATTATCCGATAGAGCCGTTCCATCTTTCGCACGAAGGTGGTGATGTCGTAGCGGGCGCCGGTAAGGCGGGCGGCGCAGGCGAGTTCGTCGCGGCGGCCCGGATTGTCGAGCAGCGCCACTACGGCCCGAGCGATGGCCCCGGCATCGCGTTTCGGGACGACGACGGAATCGCGGCCATCTTGCAGGATGTCGGTGAGACCGTCGGCGTCGCTCGCGACGATCGGGCGCCCGGCCGCGAGCGCCTCGAAGGCCGTCAGCGGAGTTCCTTCCCAAAGCGATGGGAAAACGACCAGATCGAATGCCGCGAGCGCCCCGGCCACGTTACGGGTGAAGCCGGTGAAATGGACGCGTTCCGCGACACCGAGCCGCCGGGCCCGCCGTCTGAGGTCGCCGAGCAGTTCTCCCTCTCCCACGATGCAGAAGTGAACGTCCGGATCGCGGTCCAGCACGAGCCTGGCCGCCTCGACGAGGTACCGGTTGCCTTTCGACGGCATCAGTCTGGTGACCGTGCCGACTACCGGGCCGGTGGCCGGCAAGCCCAGCGACGACCGCATCGCCCGCACCTCCTCCGGTGTCCGAGCTCTGCAGAAATCCTCCAGCGGGGCGCCGAGGTAGACGATTCTCGTCCGGTTGCGCGGAACCTGCCGCGCCCCGATGACGAATTCGGCCGTCGAGCGCGACACGGCGATCGCGAGGTCCGTGTAGGGTGCGAGCAGCCGGTCGGCCACCTTCTGGAACCACGGGGTTCCCGTCAGGTTCGCGTGCTCGTGCAGCACGGTGGG is a genomic window containing:
- a CDS encoding glycosyltransferase, producing the protein MQSSGPAPSYAPGFRHSPSRPVCRPGSFATGETTHRLDSARTEMRWRLSHAIFLSEPGSTPTRAPGVSGPPVARKMTATPRPLNIVQVCDHLGWPGSRMHGVKRLFTWMIPRFDPERFNVSLVSLRSPDTSQERLEDYGIDVTYLSRSKFDPLTLPALLSELDRRKTDVVHMHGYGATTFGRLAAARRGIPTVLHEHANLTGTPWFQKVADRLLAPYTDLAIAVSRSTAEFVIGARQVPRNRTRIVYLGAPLEDFCRARTPEEVRAMRSSLGLPATGPVVGTVTRLMPSKGNRYLVEAARLVLDRDPDVHFCIVGEGELLGDLRRRARRLGVAERVHFTGFTRNVAGALAAFDLVVFPSLWEGTPLTAFEALAAGRPIVASDADGLTDILQDGRDSVVVPKRDAGAIARAVVALLDNPGRRDELACAARLTGARYDITTFVRKMERLYRIMHESRGKPAPRGLAGVNLSFLSDQESAPQRTVLTQ